The uncultured Methanobrevibacter sp. region GTCATAATTCCCGGAAGATATTTGAGAACTTTCAATCCTCAGGATTTGGCAGACCATGTCCTGGAGGGGGAAAGGCCGGATTTTACCAAAAATGTCAAATCAGGAGATATCATTGTTGCAGATGAAAACTTCGGATGCGGTTCATCAAGGGAACAGGCACCTGTTGCAATTAAAACTGCAGGAGTCAGCGCAATCGTTGCCAAATCATTTGCAAGAATCTTTTACAGAAATGCAATCAATATCGGGCTGCCGGTAATCGTATCAGATATTGAAGCAAAAGACGGAGATATCATAAACATAGATTTGTCAAAAGGAACATTGGTCAATGAAACCACCGGTGAGTCCAAAACTTTTGAACCATTCAAGGAGTTCATGTTAAGTATTTTGGAAGACGGCGGTTTGGTAAACCATTATTTAAATGATTCTGATAAGGGGGCATAAATATGGATTGTCCAATTTGTGGTTCTGATGAAATTGAAATTTTGAATTCAAAACAGAAAACATCCAAGAAAAAATTTACAGAGGAATATTTGCTTAAATGCGAAGATTGCGGTCACGTTTTTAAGGATGTCGTGTCCTTAAAAAAACCTAGACCTTACAGGATAATTATTTCAGAGCAGGACAAGTCTCACAAGACCACAATCGACCTCTCTCCAAGTGACGAGTTGGAGATTGGTGATGTTTTACTTAGTGAGTTTGGCCAGGTTGAAGTTTCAGGTATCGAGGTTGGAGACAAAAGGGTTAAAAAATCCCAACTTGAAGATGTGAATACCATCTGGGCATCTTCTATTGAAATTCCTGCACGTATAGGTTTTTCAGTTGATTTGCATGGTGAAGTCGATTCATACAAACTCGATTTGGAAAGGGATTTTGAAATCGCTCCGGGAGATGTTGTAAAAATTGACAATCATATTGTTAAAGTGCATGTCATCAAAACACAGGAAAGAAAACTGACCTCAGGATTTGCAAAGGCAAATGTCATCAAGAGGGTTTATTCAAAACCGGTTAAATTCAATAATTATGATTATGATTTAACCAAAAACATATTTAAAAAATCAGAAAGGGATTAAATGAAAGTTTTTATCGAATCTTACGGTTGTACTTTTAATCAGGCTGACGGCCAAATCATTGCAGGAAATCTCCTTGAAAATGATATTGATCTTGTTGAAAGTATAGAAGAGGCCGATGTAGTCATTGTAAATACATGCTATGTTAAATTGCCTACTGAAGACAAGATGGTTTTTAGGATTCAAAAGCTTCAAAAGGAATTTCCCGATAAAAAAATTATTGTCGGGGGATGCATGGTTGAAATTGATCCTGAAAAACTGGAAAAAATCGGGCCGAATGTTTCATGGATCGGTCCTCATCAGCTAAACAAGTCAGCCAGTGTTGTTAATGCCACTTACTGCGGGGAGGTTATTCGTGAAACCGGATTTTCAAAAGATTCGAAAGTTGGTGTTCCTAAGGTAAGTGATGACGGTTTGATTCATATCCTTCAAATTTGTGAAGGTTGTCTGGGAGCATGCACATTCTGCTGTACTCGTTTTGCACGTGGGCCATTGAACAGCTATCCTATTTCAGATATTGTTGCCGAAGCGAAGAAAGCTATTGAAAATGGGGCCTGTGAAATACAACTGACTGCCCAGGATACTGCAGCATTTGGTCGTGACAGTGGTGAAAAACTGTCTGATTTAATTAAAGAAGTGGCTAATTTAGAAGGAGATTTTCGTGTACGTGTTGGAATGATGCATCCTAAAAACATTTTAAAT contains the following coding sequences:
- a CDS encoding HVO_0476 family zinc finger protein, with translation MDCPICGSDEIEILNSKQKTSKKKFTEEYLLKCEDCGHVFKDVVSLKKPRPYRIIISEQDKSHKTTIDLSPSDELEIGDVLLSEFGQVEVSGIEVGDKRVKKSQLEDVNTIWASSIEIPARIGFSVDLHGEVDSYKLDLERDFEIAPGDVVKIDNHIVKVHVIKTQERKLTSGFAKANVIKRVYSKPVKFNNYDYDLTKNIFKKSERD
- the hacB gene encoding homoaconitase small subunit — its product is MDAIKGKTWTFGENIDTDVIIPGRYLRTFNPQDLADHVLEGERPDFTKNVKSGDIIVADENFGCGSSREQAPVAIKTAGVSAIVAKSFARIFYRNAINIGLPVIVSDIEAKDGDIINIDLSKGTLVNETTGESKTFEPFKEFMLSILEDGGLVNHYLNDSDKGA
- a CDS encoding tRNA (N(6)-L-threonylcarbamoyladenosine(37)-C(2))-methylthiotransferase is translated as MKVFIESYGCTFNQADGQIIAGNLLENDIDLVESIEEADVVIVNTCYVKLPTEDKMVFRIQKLQKEFPDKKIIVGGCMVEIDPEKLEKIGPNVSWIGPHQLNKSASVVNATYCGEVIRETGFSKDSKVGVPKVSDDGLIHILQICEGCLGACTFCCTRFARGPLNSYPISDIVAEAKKAIENGACEIQLTAQDTAAFGRDSGEKLSDLIKEVANLEGDFRVRVGMMHPKNILNNVDEIIDAMKHPKVYDFIHLPVQSGSDKVLSDMRRGHNISQYKEIVSKFKKEIPDITLAVDIIVGYPTESDDDFDKTVELLRQIKPSLIHLSKYQHRIGAISSSLKEIPPKVMKERSKFLSEIKEEITKEENVEFLDSIQNVLVVEKGSKGGYIAKTNNYIPVIVHDVELGTFVDVKITEATSTYLKSELL